A genomic region of Arachis stenosperma cultivar V10309 chromosome 9, arast.V10309.gnm1.PFL2, whole genome shotgun sequence contains the following coding sequences:
- the LOC130947481 gene encoding prefoldin subunit 2-like — protein MAGKAEGSDHREPVNEQAVANIYAAMRSELNQIHSKITELEMEVSEHSLVVNAIQPLDPSRRCYRMIGGVLVERTVKEVLPAVLRNKEGLEEVISRLNEALEKKKKEIVEFEAKYKIRIRKADAEVKDESGRKEGTAQGVLVGPAGGSEA, from the coding sequence ATGGCTGGTAAAGCTGAAGGTAGTGATCACAGGGAGCCAGTTAATGAACAAGCAGTTGCAAATATATATGCGGCAATGAGGTCTGAACTCAACCAAATTCACTCGAAAATCACCGAGCTGGAAATGGAAGTTAGCGAGCACTCGCTGGTAGTTAATGCCATTCAGCCGCTCGATCCCTCTAGGCGATGCTATCGAATGATTGGGGGTGTTCTGGTCGAGAGAACTGTGAAGGAGGTCTTGCCTGCGGTGCTGCGCAACAAAGAGGGACTCGAAGAAGTTATTAGCAGGCTCAATGAAGCattggaaaagaagaaaaaggagattgttgagtttgagGCTAAATATAAAATCAGGATAAGGAAAGCTGATGCAGAGGTGAAGGATGAATCCGGTAGGAAGGAAGGCACCGCTCAAGGCGTTCTTGTTGGCCCTGCAGGTGGAAGTGAAGCATAG
- the LOC130950805 gene encoding SEC12-like protein 1: protein MENGDGSPQGPVTCGSWIRRPDNLNQVVIGRSRRGSSCPSLLQIFSFDPKTTSLSSKPLTTFVFEAVDGDPVAIAVHPSGDDFVCSLSNGSCKLFELYGNETKMKLLAKELAPLQNISSQNCITFSVDGSKFATGGSDGHIRIMEWPSMNNILDEPRAHKSVRDMDFSLDSEFLASTSTDGSARIWKIEDGVPLTTLSRNSDEKIELCRFSKDGTKPFLFCAIQKGDKSLTGVWDISNWNKIGHKRLLRKSASVMAISHDGKYLSMGSKDGDICVVEVKKMQIHHYSKRLHLGTNIATLEFCPTERVVLTTSVEWGPLVTKLTVPKDWKEWQIYLVLLGLFLASALAFYIFFENSDSFWKFPMGKDQVRPGFKPMSRDPESFDDHTWGPLDM from the exons ATGGAGAACGGTGATGGGTCCCCTCAGGGTCCGGTTACATGCGGGTCGTGGATTCGGAGGCCCGACAACCTTAATCAGGTTGTTATTGGAAGGTCAAGGCGCGGAAGTTCTTGCCCTTCTCTGCTTCAAATTTTCTCCTTTGATCCCAAAACCACTTCTTTGTCTTCCAAACCTCTG aCCACATTTGTGTTTGAAGCAGTGGATGGTGATCCAGTTGCTATTGCTGTCCATCCCAGTGGGGACGATTTTGTGTGCTCTCTCAGCAATGGTAGCTGCAA ATTGTTTGAGCTGTATGGTAATGAAACAAAAATGAAGCTGTTGGCCAAAGAACTGGCCCCTCTGCAGAATATCAGTTCTCAAAACTGCATTACTTTTAGTGTTGATGGATCTAAATTTGCCACCGGTGGGTCA GACGGGCATATCAGAATTATGGAGTGGCCTAGCATGAACAACATTTTGGATGAACCAAGAGCACACAAATCTGTGCGGGATATGGATTTCAG TCTAGACTCAGAATTCCTTGCTTCAACTTCTACCGATGGCTCTGCAAGAATCTGGAAGATTGAAGATGGTGTTCCTCTAACCACCTTGTCTCGCAACTCG GATGAAAAGATTGAACTATGTCGATTTTCCAAGGACGGAACCAAGCCATTCTTATTTTGTGCCATTCAAAAAG GCGATAAGTCATTGACTGGAGTTTGGGACATAAGCAATTGGAATAAAATTGGTCATAAGAGGCTACTTAGAAAGTCTGCTTCAGTAATGGCCATTAGCCACGACGGGAAATACCTTTCTAT GGGAAGTAAAGATGGAGATATATGTGTAGTTGAAGTAAAGAAAATGCAGATACACCATTATAGCAAGAGACTACACCTCGGTACAAATATTGCAACGCTCGAGTTTTGTCCCACCGAAAG GGTCGTACTTACAACCTCGGTAGAATGGGGACCATTGGTTACAAAACTCACTGTACCTAAAGATTGGAAAG AGTGGCAGATCTACTTGGTGCTTTTGGGATTGTTTTTGGCATCGGCTCTTGCATTTTACATATTCTTTGAGAACTCGGATTCGTTCTGGAAGTTCCCGATGGGAAAAGACCAAGTGAGACCAGGGTTTAAACCAATGTCTAGAGATCCAGAGTCCTTTGATGATCATACTTGGGGACCACTTGATATGTGA